One Thiocapsa sp. genomic window carries:
- the cobO gene encoding cob(I)yrinic acid a,c-diamide adenosyltransferase: MTDDSAQERHRRRMQRQKELVDARIARADQDCGVLVVNTGNGKGKSSSAFGMVARAMGHGMKVAVIQFIKGSFATGEEAFFRRFPELEYHVMGEGFTWETQDAEVDRRAAMAAWDKAAAFLADPAFGMVVMDELNIALKLRLVPLDAVLDALQNRPIHQHAVVTGRAAPAELIEIADTVTEMRPLKHAFDAGIMAQKGVEL; encoded by the coding sequence ATGACCGACGACAGCGCACAGGAGCGTCATCGCCGGCGCATGCAGCGCCAGAAGGAGCTGGTGGATGCCCGCATCGCCCGGGCCGACCAGGACTGCGGTGTCCTGGTCGTGAACACCGGCAACGGCAAGGGCAAGAGCTCCTCGGCCTTCGGGATGGTCGCCCGTGCGATGGGCCACGGCATGAAGGTCGCCGTGATCCAGTTCATCAAGGGGAGCTTTGCGACCGGGGAGGAGGCCTTCTTCCGGCGCTTCCCGGAGCTCGAGTATCACGTGATGGGCGAGGGCTTTACCTGGGAGACGCAGGACGCCGAGGTGGATCGGCGCGCGGCGATGGCGGCCTGGGACAAAGCGGCTGCCTTCCTTGCCGATCCGGCCTTCGGCATGGTGGTGATGGACGAGCTCAACATCGCGCTCAAGCTCCGCTTGGTCCCGCTCGATGCGGTTCTCGATGCCCTGCAGAACCGTCCCATCCATCAGCATGCGGTCGTCACCGGCCGTGCGGCGCCCGCGGAGCTGATCGAGATCGCCGACACGGTCACCGAGATGCGCCCGCTCAAGCATGCCTTCGATGCCGGTATCATGGCGCAGAAAGGGGTCGAGCTCTGA
- a CDS encoding helix-turn-helix domain-containing protein, giving the protein MKPHADDALEAMLADLESDRVERKESLKGKAPDTVREAVCAFANDLAGHGTPGVVFIGARDDGTPVGLDITDELLRQLADIKTDGNIAPPPTLLVEKRHLQGKALAVITVWPCDTPPVRCRGRVHVRWGPRRGLASAQDERILNERRRHRDRPFDVQAVPSATIHPRISECPA; this is encoded by the coding sequence ATGAAACCTCATGCTGACGATGCGCTCGAAGCGATGCTGGCCGATCTCGAATCGGATCGGGTCGAGCGCAAAGAGTCGCTCAAGGGCAAAGCGCCGGATACCGTACGTGAGGCAGTCTGCGCCTTTGCGAACGACTTGGCCGGGCATGGCACGCCGGGCGTTGTGTTCATCGGCGCGCGCGATGACGGTACGCCGGTCGGTCTGGATATCACGGACGAGTTGCTTCGCCAGCTGGCGGACATCAAGACCGACGGCAACATCGCGCCCCCTCCTACGCTGCTGGTCGAGAAGCGACACCTGCAGGGAAAAGCACTTGCGGTGATCACGGTTTGGCCTTGCGATACCCCGCCGGTGCGTTGCCGGGGTCGGGTCCATGTGCGCTGGGGGCCGCGGCGCGGATTGGCCAGCGCTCAGGACGAGCGCATCCTCAATGAGCGCCGTCGGCACCGCGATCGCCCCTTCGACGTGCAAGCTGTCCCGTCCGCCACCATCCACCCGAGAATTTCGGAATGCCCGGCGTGA
- a CDS encoding adenosylcobinamide-GDP ribazoletransferase, giving the protein MDLRPLWLAGRLLTRLPFPEPSPFEPRLSGVSVPWYPAIGGLLGALMALAGTALASVDPGVAAALVLILWVWSTGALHLDGLADSADAWVGGIASRERTLEIMKDPRCGPAAVTAIGLVLIAKWAGLQALIESGSAWILLLIPLLARAQLPLLMLTTPYARDRGMASEQMAQLPRRAAWAATLIAGMACIMIAGWIGLALCAVTLLVFGLSRRTMMRRINGFTGDTAGALVEITETLLLLIVVVFMRHS; this is encoded by the coding sequence GTGGACCTGCGTCCGCTCTGGCTTGCCGGACGTCTCCTGACGCGTCTGCCGTTTCCCGAGCCGAGCCCCTTCGAGCCGCGACTCTCGGGCGTGTCGGTGCCGTGGTATCCCGCGATCGGTGGGCTGTTGGGCGCGTTGATGGCCTTGGCCGGGACCGCGCTCGCGTCCGTGGATCCGGGTGTCGCGGCGGCCTTGGTCCTGATCCTCTGGGTCTGGTCCACCGGGGCGTTGCACCTGGACGGTCTGGCCGACAGCGCGGACGCCTGGGTCGGCGGGATCGCGAGCCGCGAGCGGACCCTGGAGATCATGAAGGACCCGCGTTGCGGACCCGCTGCGGTGACCGCGATCGGGCTCGTTTTGATTGCGAAATGGGCCGGGCTCCAGGCCCTGATCGAGAGCGGCTCCGCCTGGATCTTGCTCCTGATTCCGCTGCTCGCACGGGCGCAATTGCCGCTCCTGATGCTGACCACACCCTATGCCCGTGACCGTGGGATGGCCTCCGAGCAGATGGCGCAACTGCCGCGTCGCGCGGCTTGGGCGGCAACCCTGATCGCGGGGATGGCCTGTATCATGATCGCCGGCTGGATCGGGCTCGCGCTGTGCGCCGTGACCCTTCTGGTCTTCGGGCTATCTCGCCGAACCATGATGCGCCGGATCAACGGGTTTACCGGGGACACCGCCGGTGCGCTCGTCGAGATTACCGAGACCCTCCTCCTGCTCATCGTTGTCGTTTTCATGCGGCATTCGTGA
- the cobT gene encoding nicotinate-nucleotide--dimethylbenzimidazole phosphoribosyltransferase yields MIEGLRWISQPCLPIDAMAADAARRRQDQLTKPRGSLGRLEELAIRLAGLQGTPTPSPDPVQILLFAADHGVAAEGVSAFPQAVTNQMVRNIAGGGAAISVLARALDARMEITDLGTVEDPGAIQNVRSERVGPGTGNIAREPAMTDEQLAAAMNAGRAAAERAVDSGARLLICGEMGIANTTPATALACALLDLPAGALVGPGTGLDQTGVARKAEVITKALARHVTSDRTPLELLGRLSGFELAAMVGAFITAAQRGLPVLVDGFIVSASALAAVRLQPEVRDWLLFSHGSAEPGHRRIMAALDADPLLDLGLRLGEASGAAVAVPLLRLACTLHQQMATFGEAGVSEA; encoded by the coding sequence ATGATTGAAGGTCTACGCTGGATCAGCCAACCCTGTCTGCCGATCGATGCCATGGCCGCCGATGCGGCGCGGCGCCGGCAGGATCAGCTCACCAAACCGCGCGGCTCGCTGGGCCGACTCGAAGAGCTCGCGATCCGGCTCGCCGGATTGCAGGGCACCCCCACACCGTCGCCCGATCCGGTACAGATCCTGCTTTTCGCGGCCGATCACGGGGTTGCGGCCGAGGGCGTCTCGGCCTTCCCGCAGGCCGTGACCAACCAGATGGTGCGCAACATCGCCGGTGGCGGTGCCGCGATCTCGGTGCTCGCCCGTGCACTGGATGCGCGCATGGAGATCACGGATCTCGGGACGGTCGAGGATCCGGGGGCGATCCAGAACGTGCGCTCCGAGCGCGTCGGCCCGGGAACCGGCAACATCGCACGCGAGCCGGCCATGACCGACGAGCAGCTCGCCGCCGCCATGAACGCGGGCCGGGCCGCGGCCGAGCGCGCGGTGGACAGCGGCGCGCGGTTGCTGATCTGCGGCGAGATGGGCATCGCCAACACCACCCCGGCCACGGCCCTGGCCTGTGCGCTGCTGGATCTGCCTGCGGGCGCGCTCGTCGGCCCCGGTACCGGGCTGGATCAAACGGGCGTCGCGCGCAAGGCCGAAGTCATCACCAAGGCCCTTGCGCGGCATGTCACCTCAGATCGAACACCGCTGGAGCTGCTGGGTCGCCTCTCCGGTTTCGAGCTTGCCGCGATGGTCGGTGCCTTCATCACGGCCGCCCAGCGCGGACTCCCGGTGCTGGTCGACGGCTTCATCGTGAGCGCATCGGCGCTCGCCGCCGTGCGCCTGCAACCCGAGGTGCGCGATTGGCTGTTGTTCTCGCACGGCTCCGCGGAACCGGGACATCGGCGCATCATGGCCGCGCTGGATGCCGATCCGCTGCTCGATCTGGGCCTGCGACTCGGTGAAGCCAGCGGTGCCGCCGTCGCCGTGCCCCTGTTGCGGCTGGCCTGTACGCTGCACCAGCAGATGGCGACATTCGGCGAGGCCGGGGTGAGCGAGGCCTGA
- the btuB gene encoding TonB-dependent vitamin B12 receptor produces MRFPLMAAAVSLPLGLPVYADTQTLILDPLVVTATRTPETEDQTLASVSVIDRAEIERRQFRSVPDALRGLPGVAISGSGGAGQPASIFLRGTNAGHVLVLIDGVKVGSATLGTAPLQDLPIAQIERIEVVRGPRSSLYGSEAIGGVIQIFTRRGGGDLRPRFSVGAGSFDTASISGGISGGGERGWFDLGANMEQTDGINACDGRAFPFAGCGVDDPDRDGYRNLGVSARAGYEFSDKAKVDFSLLTSDNRTDFDGSIFSGNLSRSEQQIFGVEGTLRPLEPWTLILSAGRSQDSYRAFYSDAFVPERFVDSFETERDSFGIQNDLALIPDQLFTLGLDYRIDRISGTVDYTDDSRSNTGVYGQYLGSIGANELAASLRYDDDQQFGGQTTGNLAWGYLFDRGIRVSLSYGTAFKAPTFNDLYYPGFGNPNLSPEESASVELGLTGTLPLGRWELSLYETDIDDLIAFDAVTFAPANIASARIRGFEASGIVQIQEWDLGASLTLLDPENRSNGPNQGNLLPRRPEQMLQLDLDRQFERWSAGLSVYLAGRSFDDLANKERLDGYTLLGLRAEYALTPAVRIQGRLENALDEDYQTAYLFNQPGRAFYLTLRYEP; encoded by the coding sequence ATGAGATTTCCGCTTATGGCGGCGGCCGTATCGCTGCCGCTCGGCCTGCCTGTCTACGCAGACACGCAGACCCTGATCCTTGACCCCTTGGTGGTGACGGCAACGCGCACGCCGGAGACCGAAGACCAAACCCTGGCCTCCGTGAGCGTGATCGATCGCGCCGAGATCGAACGTCGCCAGTTTCGCTCGGTTCCGGATGCGCTGCGGGGCCTCCCGGGTGTCGCGATCTCGGGCAGCGGCGGGGCCGGTCAGCCTGCGTCGATCTTTCTGCGCGGAACCAATGCCGGTCATGTGCTGGTCCTGATCGACGGCGTGAAGGTGGGCTCGGCGACCCTCGGGACCGCGCCCCTCCAGGATTTGCCGATCGCCCAGATCGAACGCATCGAGGTCGTGCGTGGACCACGCTCGAGTCTCTACGGCTCGGAGGCGATCGGCGGTGTGATCCAGATCTTCACGCGTCGCGGCGGCGGCGACCTGCGACCGCGCTTCAGCGTCGGTGCAGGGAGCTTCGACACCGCGAGCATCTCGGGCGGCATCTCGGGCGGCGGCGAGCGTGGCTGGTTCGACCTCGGCGCCAACATGGAGCAGACCGACGGGATCAACGCCTGCGACGGCCGCGCCTTTCCCTTCGCCGGCTGCGGCGTGGACGATCCGGATCGCGACGGCTATCGCAATCTGGGCGTGAGTGCGCGCGCCGGCTATGAATTCAGCGACAAGGCCAAGGTCGATTTCAGTCTGCTCACCTCCGACAACCGCACCGATTTCGACGGCTCCATCTTCTCGGGCAACCTCTCGCGCTCCGAGCAGCAGATCTTCGGCGTGGAAGGCACCTTGCGTCCGCTCGAGCCCTGGACCCTGATCCTCTCGGCGGGGCGCAGTCAGGACAGCTATCGGGCGTTCTACTCGGACGCCTTTGTCCCGGAGCGCTTCGTCGACAGCTTCGAGACCGAGCGCGACAGCTTCGGGATCCAAAACGATCTCGCCTTGATCCCGGACCAGCTCTTCACCTTGGGTCTGGACTACCGGATCGACCGGATCTCGGGCACGGTCGACTATACGGACGACTCGCGCAGCAACACGGGTGTCTACGGACAGTATCTCGGCTCCATCGGGGCGAACGAGCTTGCCGCCAGCCTCCGATACGACGACGACCAGCAGTTCGGCGGACAGACCACCGGCAACCTGGCTTGGGGCTATCTCTTCGATCGGGGGATTCGCGTGTCGCTCTCGTACGGCACCGCCTTCAAGGCGCCGACCTTCAACGACCTCTACTATCCCGGCTTCGGCAACCCGAATCTGTCCCCGGAGGAGTCGGCCAGCGTCGAGCTGGGTTTGACCGGAACCCTCCCGCTCGGTCGCTGGGAGCTGAGTCTCTACGAGACCGACATCGACGACCTGATCGCCTTCGACGCGGTGACTTTCGCGCCGGCCAACATCGCCTCGGCCCGCATCCGAGGCTTCGAGGCGTCCGGGATCGTCCAAATCCAGGAGTGGGATCTCGGCGCGAGCCTCACCCTGCTGGATCCCGAAAACCGCTCGAACGGTCCGAATCAGGGTAATCTGTTGCCGCGACGCCCCGAGCAGATGCTTCAGCTCGACCTCGATCGTCAGTTCGAGCGCTGGTCGGCCGGTCTGAGCGTCTATCTCGCCGGGCGGAGCTTCGACGACCTGGCCAACAAGGAGCGCCTGGACGGCTACACCCTGTTGGGTCTGCGTGCCGAGTATGCCCTCACACCCGCCGTGCGGATTCAGGGGCGACTGGAGAACGCACTCGACGAGGACTACCAGACCGCGTACCTGTTCAACCAGCCGGGGAGGGCGTTTTACCTGACCTTGCGGTACGAGCCGTAG
- a CDS encoding ParA family protein, whose amino-acid sequence MITIAFFNNKGGIGQTSLVYHSARMYGELGCRVLAADLDPQANLTVMALEEERLEGLWSDDEHPETIYGAVQPLFGGTGDIRDAHLEPITERVALLVGDLALARLEDDLSTEWPRCLEGRERAFRVTSAFWRLIDRAARSFEADVVLIDVGPNLGAINRAALIAASHVVVPVAPDLLSLQGLRNLGPVLRQWRETWSRSSVRSPPEGVPLPLGEMTPIGYVLMQHAERLEKSTTAYERGRARISEVYRESVLKEAATIALSAAALGVDQITRIKHFRSLMPLALDARKPMFLLKPADGAIGAHQTNVLQCYSDFQFLAEEVARRTGLQWVRSP is encoded by the coding sequence GTGATTACCATCGCCTTCTTCAACAACAAGGGTGGCATAGGTCAGACCTCGCTCGTCTACCACTCGGCTCGAATGTATGGCGAGCTGGGTTGTCGGGTCTTGGCAGCCGATCTCGATCCCCAGGCGAATCTGACCGTCATGGCGCTCGAGGAGGAGCGGTTGGAGGGGCTGTGGTCGGATGATGAGCATCCAGAGACCATTTACGGTGCCGTCCAACCGCTTTTCGGCGGAACCGGGGATATCCGCGATGCGCACCTGGAGCCGATAACGGAACGCGTTGCGTTGCTGGTCGGCGACCTTGCGCTGGCACGTCTCGAAGATGATTTGTCTACCGAGTGGCCGAGGTGTTTGGAGGGGAGGGAGCGCGCATTCCGCGTGACATCCGCCTTTTGGCGCTTGATCGATCGGGCGGCACGGAGCTTCGAAGCGGACGTCGTGCTGATCGATGTCGGTCCCAACCTCGGGGCGATCAATCGCGCGGCTCTCATCGCCGCCAGCCATGTCGTCGTGCCGGTCGCGCCGGACCTGCTATCGCTGCAAGGGTTGAGAAATCTCGGGCCCGTGCTGCGTCAATGGCGTGAGACCTGGAGTCGGTCCTCTGTTCGATCACCTCCCGAAGGTGTGCCTCTGCCCCTTGGGGAGATGACGCCGATCGGCTACGTTTTGATGCAACATGCCGAGCGTCTCGAAAAATCGACCACGGCTTACGAACGGGGGCGCGCACGTATCTCCGAGGTTTATCGTGAGTCCGTGCTCAAGGAAGCCGCAACAATCGCACTGAGCGCAGCAGCGCTCGGGGTTGATCAGATAACCCGCATCAAGCATTTTCGAAGCCTGATGCCATTGGCGCTGGATGCCCGCAAGCCGATGTTTCTGCTCAAGCCTGCGGATGGTGCGATCGGCGCCCATCAGACGAATGTTCTACAGTGCTACAGCGATTTCCAGTTCCTCGCCGAGGAAGTTGCCAGGCGTACAGGGTTACAGTGGGTCAGGAGCCCATGA
- the cobU gene encoding bifunctional adenosylcobinamide kinase/adenosylcobinamide-phosphate guanylyltransferase → MDDPRRPRSDGGGRSLILGGVRSGKSRLAERLAHESALPVVYVATARAGDAEMTRRIAGHRERRPRDWGLIEEPLLLAEVLARECAPDRCILVDCLTLWLTNWLMKTDESGLHDQTRALLDVVSRAPGRLIMVGNETSMGVVPLGALSRRFCDLAGLLHQDLAARCEQVILTVAGLPLVLKGEAA, encoded by the coding sequence ATGGATGATCCGCGCCGTCCCCGCTCCGACGGGGGCGGACGCAGCCTGATCCTCGGCGGGGTGCGCTCGGGCAAGAGCCGCCTGGCCGAGCGTCTGGCCCATGAAAGCGCACTGCCGGTCGTCTATGTGGCGACCGCCCGGGCGGGGGATGCCGAGATGACCCGGCGGATTGCCGGGCATCGCGAACGGCGCCCGCGCGACTGGGGTCTTATTGAAGAACCGCTCTTGTTGGCCGAGGTGCTGGCGCGCGAATGTGCGCCCGATCGCTGCATCCTGGTCGACTGTCTCACACTCTGGTTGACGAATTGGCTTATGAAAACGGATGAATCGGGTCTGCACGATCAGACCCGGGCACTGCTCGATGTCGTTTCACGGGCGCCGGGGCGCCTCATCATGGTCGGCAACGAGACGAGCATGGGCGTGGTCCCGCTCGGCGCGCTCTCGCGTCGGTTCTGCGACCTGGCCGGCCTGCTGCACCAGGATCTGGCCGCGCGCTGCGAGCAGGTCATCCTGACCGTCGCCGGTCTGCCCCTCGTGCTCAAAGGAGAAGCGGCATGA
- a CDS encoding histidine phosphatase family protein, translating to MQDRFVDLLRHGEAQGGARFRGGHDDPLSAEGWDQMTRATAVNPDWTRVVSSPSRRCSAFAQRIAESHKLPLAILPGLRERGFGAWEGLAAHQIPAEELTRFWDDPVGYAPPGGEPFEVFRERVIAAWGQVCDAGGPFTLAVTHGGVIRVVLAEVLRMPPEASLLIEVPRPVYPACACRRLPGDPVSCATGRPEWTCVRSGLPDVS from the coding sequence ATGCAGGATCGCTTCGTGGATCTGCTGCGTCACGGCGAGGCGCAAGGCGGCGCGCGCTTTCGGGGCGGACACGACGACCCGCTGAGCGCCGAAGGCTGGGATCAGATGACGCGTGCGACCGCCGTGAATCCGGATTGGACGCGGGTCGTCTCCTCGCCGTCGCGGCGTTGCAGCGCGTTCGCGCAGCGCATCGCCGAGAGCCACAAACTCCCCCTGGCGATCCTGCCCGGTCTGCGCGAGCGCGGCTTCGGTGCTTGGGAAGGACTGGCCGCGCATCAGATTCCGGCCGAGGAGCTGACCCGCTTTTGGGATGATCCGGTCGGCTACGCGCCGCCCGGTGGCGAGCCGTTCGAGGTCTTTCGCGAGCGGGTCATAGCGGCTTGGGGTCAGGTGTGCGACGCGGGCGGGCCCTTCACCCTAGCCGTCACCCACGGCGGCGTGATCCGGGTCGTCCTCGCCGAGGTGCTGCGGATGCCGCCCGAGGCATCGCTCCTGATCGAGGTCCCCCGGCCTGTCTATCCAGCTTGCGCGTGCCGGAGGCTCCCGGGCGACCCAGTCTCATGCGCCACGGGCCGCCCTGAGTGGACCTGCGTCCGCTCTGGCTTGCCGGACGTCTCCTGA